From Pandoraea norimbergensis, the proteins below share one genomic window:
- a CDS encoding DUF4148 domain-containing protein yields the protein MKRTLITSALVSAMLAVSAGSAFASDAFEGPSEFAWVPQTSAVSRAQVRTELVQAEQAGLLEQHDSVYPTTVAKVGGAAQPVMAGSVTNVASAGSTYFGS from the coding sequence ATGAAACGCACGCTTATTACCTCGGCTCTGGTTTCCGCAATGCTTGCTGTGTCGGCCGGTTCGGCCTTTGCCAGCGACGCTTTCGAAGGTCCTTCGGAATTCGCATGGGTTCCGCAAACGAGCGCCGTGAGCCGCGCACAGGTCCGCACGGAACTGGTCCAAGCCGAGCAAGCCGGTCTGCTCGAACAACACGACTCGGTGTATCCGACGACGGTTGCCAAGGTTGGCGGCGCCGCACAGCCGGTGATGGCGGGTTCGGTGACCAACGTTGCCAGCGCAGGTAGCACTTACTTCGGTAGCTGA
- a CDS encoding dienelactone hydrolase family protein codes for MTFRSALFARLSTHAGVPGRAALRCALVFACMAGAWSATAHAQEKISIPSLDMDTAGKPVMLDAYLFRAPNANGPTPAVVFMHGCNGMITRKGKIDSRELDWAQRFNAQGYTVLAVDSFTSRGQASECRGGGDVRPSVERPRDAYGALRYLQQLPGIAPDRIALMGWSHGGGTVLYSVGPRSPGKVPVAAPVSTAPSPPDFVAAVAFYPGWCNTKAQGPGWSTRIPLLVLIGADDVWSKPVPCDAFVKDVTAKGAPITFHMYPGAYHDFDYPNLPLRERPEFTNPKTHIVPITGTQPEARDDAIARVTAFLAKAFAS; via the coding sequence ATGACGTTTCGTTCTGCGCTTTTTGCGCGTCTCAGCACGCACGCCGGTGTGCCGGGGCGTGCCGCTTTGCGATGTGCGTTGGTGTTTGCCTGCATGGCGGGCGCGTGGTCGGCGACGGCGCATGCGCAGGAGAAGATCAGCATTCCTTCGCTGGATATGGATACCGCCGGTAAGCCAGTGATGCTCGACGCGTACCTCTTTCGCGCGCCCAACGCCAACGGGCCGACGCCTGCGGTCGTGTTCATGCACGGCTGTAACGGCATGATCACGCGTAAGGGCAAGATCGACAGCCGCGAGCTCGATTGGGCGCAGCGATTCAATGCGCAGGGCTATACGGTGCTGGCGGTCGACAGCTTTACGTCGCGCGGGCAGGCCAGCGAATGCCGGGGCGGCGGGGACGTTCGACCGTCAGTGGAGCGTCCGCGCGATGCCTACGGCGCGTTGCGGTATTTGCAGCAGTTGCCGGGCATCGCGCCAGATCGCATCGCGCTGATGGGCTGGTCGCACGGCGGTGGCACGGTGCTGTACTCCGTGGGGCCGCGCAGCCCGGGCAAAGTGCCGGTGGCCGCGCCCGTCTCAACGGCGCCCTCACCGCCTGACTTTGTGGCAGCGGTCGCGTTCTATCCGGGGTGGTGCAACACGAAGGCGCAAGGGCCCGGCTGGTCGACGCGTATCCCGTTGCTCGTGCTGATCGGTGCCGATGACGTCTGGTCCAAGCCGGTGCCGTGCGATGCGTTTGTTAAGGACGTGACGGCCAAGGGCGCACCGATCACCTTCCACATGTACCCGGGCGCGTATCACGACTTCGACTATCCGAATCTGCCGCTACGCGAGCGCCCCGAGTTCACCAACCCGAAAACCCATATCGTGCCGATCACAGGCACGCAGCCGGAAGCCCGCGACGACGCTATCGCTCGCGTTACCGCATTTCTAGCGAAGGCTTTTGCATCCTGA
- a CDS encoding undecaprenyl-diphosphate phosphatase, which translates to MDYLQVLVLAIVQGVAELLPVSSSAHVIMAEKLMGLDPTAPEMTLLLVMLHTGTMLAVIVYFWKSWRERYFSSRRDFVHNAKQVIVATAFTGVIGIALMLFIEKVLMRGTQHSEIEHLFGNLYIISAGLAMAGILILISGRKRPPMGDRPMRAADSAWIGAVQGVCLPFRGFSRSGSTISTGMLRGLDKIRVEEFSFALAVVLTPPVIVKEAYRLYKSGATQAFSGHFMTVLTPCLVGMVFSFFAGLIALRWLSRWLEHGRWYLFGIYCLVASAVVLFSSQYLS; encoded by the coding sequence ATGGACTATTTGCAAGTGCTGGTGCTCGCGATTGTGCAGGGCGTGGCGGAGTTGTTGCCCGTTTCAAGCTCTGCGCACGTCATCATGGCCGAGAAACTGATGGGGCTCGACCCGACTGCCCCCGAGATGACCTTGCTGCTGGTGATGTTGCACACCGGCACGATGCTGGCGGTGATCGTGTACTTCTGGAAATCGTGGCGCGAGCGTTACTTCTCGTCCCGCCGCGACTTCGTCCACAACGCCAAGCAAGTGATTGTCGCCACCGCCTTCACCGGCGTGATCGGCATTGCGCTGATGCTGTTCATCGAGAAGGTGCTGATGCGCGGCACGCAGCATTCCGAGATCGAGCATCTGTTCGGCAATCTGTACATCATCTCGGCGGGACTGGCGATGGCGGGCATCCTGATCCTCATCTCGGGCCGCAAACGCCCGCCGATGGGCGACCGTCCGATGCGTGCCGCCGACTCCGCATGGATCGGTGCGGTGCAGGGCGTGTGCCTGCCGTTCCGTGGTTTCTCGCGCTCGGGCTCGACCATTTCGACCGGCATGCTGCGCGGACTCGACAAGATTCGTGTTGAAGAATTCAGCTTCGCGCTGGCCGTGGTGCTCACCCCGCCGGTGATCGTCAAGGAGGCTTACCGCCTGTACAAGTCGGGCGCCACGCAGGCCTTCTCGGGCCACTTCATGACGGTGCTCACGCCGTGTCTCGTCGGTATGGTGTTCAGCTTCTTCGCGGGCCTGATCGCTCTGCGCTGGCTCTCGCGCTGGCTGGAGCATGGCCGCTGGTACCTGTTCGGTATTTACTGCCTCGTGGCCTCGGCCGTGGTGCTGTTCTCGAGCCAGTATCTGAGCTGA
- a CDS encoding O-acetylhomoserine aminocarboxypropyltransferase/cysteine synthase family protein has protein sequence MTEKTQSTEENAQAPKWRLETLAVHGGYRPDPTTRAVAVPIYQTVAYAFDDTQHGADLFDLKVPGNIYTRIMNPTQDVLEQRVAALEGGIAALALASGQAAVTYAIQTIAEAGDNIVAASALYGGTYNLLAHTLPLSGITTRFADPREPESFEPLIDEKTKAIFAESVGNPLGNVTDIAKLAEIAHRHGIPLIIDNTVPSPYLLRPFEHGADIVVHSLTKYLGGHGTSLGGAIVDSGKFPWADHKTRFKRLNEPDVSYHGVVYTEAFGPAAYIGRARVVPLRNTGAAISPFNAFQILQGIETLALRLDRITENALKVAQFLKKHPKVEWVNYAGLPEHPDNALVKKYLSGRGPGILTFGVKGGRAAGASFQDALQLFTRLVNIGDAKSLATHPASTTHRQLSPEELRKAGVSEETVRLSIGIEHIDDLLADLDQALARL, from the coding sequence ATGACCGAGAAGACACAGAGCACCGAAGAGAACGCCCAAGCGCCGAAGTGGCGCCTGGAAACGCTGGCCGTGCACGGGGGTTATCGCCCTGACCCGACCACGCGTGCGGTGGCGGTACCGATCTACCAGACCGTGGCATATGCCTTCGACGACACGCAACACGGCGCCGATCTGTTCGACCTGAAGGTGCCCGGCAACATCTACACCCGCATCATGAACCCGACGCAGGACGTGCTTGAACAGCGCGTCGCGGCGCTCGAAGGCGGCATCGCGGCATTGGCCCTCGCCTCGGGTCAGGCGGCCGTCACGTATGCGATTCAGACCATTGCCGAGGCGGGCGACAACATCGTGGCAGCGAGCGCCCTCTACGGCGGCACCTACAACCTGCTCGCGCACACGCTGCCGCTCTCGGGCATCACCACGCGCTTTGCCGATCCGCGTGAGCCCGAGTCGTTCGAGCCGCTCATCGACGAGAAGACCAAGGCAATCTTTGCCGAGTCCGTCGGCAACCCGCTGGGCAACGTCACCGACATCGCCAAACTGGCGGAAATCGCGCATCGTCACGGCATCCCGCTCATCATCGACAACACCGTCCCGTCACCGTATCTGCTGCGTCCGTTCGAGCACGGTGCCGACATCGTCGTGCATTCGCTCACCAAGTATCTGGGCGGGCACGGCACGAGTCTGGGCGGGGCCATCGTCGACTCCGGCAAATTCCCGTGGGCCGACCACAAGACGCGCTTCAAGCGCCTGAACGAGCCGGACGTGAGCTATCACGGCGTGGTCTATACAGAAGCCTTTGGTCCCGCCGCGTACATCGGCCGCGCGCGCGTGGTGCCGCTGCGCAACACCGGCGCGGCCATCTCGCCGTTCAATGCCTTCCAGATCCTGCAAGGCATCGAGACGCTGGCATTGCGTCTGGACCGCATCACCGAGAACGCGCTGAAGGTGGCGCAGTTCCTCAAGAAGCATCCGAAGGTCGAGTGGGTGAACTACGCCGGTTTGCCCGAGCATCCCGACAACGCGCTTGTGAAGAAGTACCTGTCGGGGCGCGGTCCGGGCATCCTGACGTTTGGGGTGAAGGGCGGCCGTGCGGCCGGCGCGTCGTTCCAGGATGCATTGCAGCTCTTCACGCGCCTCGTAAACATCGGCGACGCCAAGTCGCTGGCCACGCACCCGGCATCGACCACGCACCGCCAGCTCTCGCCGGAAGAATTGCGCAAGGCGGGGGTGAGCGAAGAAACCGTGCGCCTGTCGATCGGTATCGAACACATCGACGACCTGCTGGCCGATCTGGATCAGGCCCTCGCACGCCTCTGA